One genomic window of Cherax quadricarinatus isolate ZL_2023a chromosome 84, ASM3850222v1, whole genome shotgun sequence includes the following:
- the LOC138855198 gene encoding rhoptry surface protein CERLI2-like, which yields MGEGGRRGVTDGGVGKDHVGSEFTGKDHVRSEFTGKDHVGSEFIGKDHVGSEFIGKDHVGSEFIGKDHVGSEFIGKDHVGSEFIGKDHVGSEFIGKDHVGSEFIGKDHVGSEFIGKDHVGSEFIGKDHVGSEFTGKDHVGSEFIGKDHVGSEFIGKDHVGSEFIGKDHVGSEFIGKDHVGSEFIGKDHVGSEFIGKDHVGSEFIGKDHVGSEFIGKDHVGSEFIGKDHVGSEFIGKDHVGSEFIGKDHVGSEFI from the exons atgggtgagggagggaggcgtGGGGTGACGGACGGGGGAGTGG ggaaggatcatgttgggagtgagtttaCAGGGAAGGACCATGTTAGGAGTGAGTTTACagggaaggatcatgttgggagtgagtttatagggaaggatcatgttgggagtgagtttatagggaaggatcatgttgggagtgagtttatagggaaggatcatgttgggagtgagtttatagggaaggatcatgttgggagtgagtttatagggaaggatcatgttgggagtgagtttatagggaaggatcatgttgggagtgagtttatagggaaggatcatgttgggagtgagtttatagggaaggatcatgttgggagtgagtttatagggaaggatcatgttgggagtgagtttacagggaaggatcatgttgggagtgagtttatagggaaggatcatgttgggagtgagtttatagggaaggatcatgttgggagtgagtttatagggaaggatcatgttgggagtgagtttatagggaaggatcatgttgggagtgagtttatagggaaggatcatgttgggagtgagtttataggaaaggatcatgttgggagtgagtttatagggaaggatcatgttgggagtgagtttatagggaaggatcatgttgggagtgagtttatagggaaggatcatgttgggagtgagtttatagggaaggatcatgttgggagtgagtttatagggaaggatcatgttgggagtgagtttata